A genomic region of Myxosarcina sp. GI1 contains the following coding sequences:
- a CDS encoding class I SAM-dependent methyltransferase encodes MSQFNYYDNIAHLYDRTRWMTESVAEEIAEFILELVKATPTTSFLEPGVGTGLNVLPLVKRGYSVTGIDISQEMIDRFRQKLHEIPLNLKLIHADASQLPFTDCSFDVVLTVNMIHTVANWQQFLREIDRVLKPQGFYLNARWITPPARLEFENYLRAILAEYRVEPRSKVVEIDIESYFQSQGYQSNYAIASEWTVSNSVEELLSFYKLKAYGLCWSVSDKIFKRIIKKFEEFCVKKYGSLTRQLSSQAKYEVWIYAAC; translated from the coding sequence ATGAGCCAGTTTAACTATTACGACAATATTGCTCATCTCTACGATCGCACTCGCTGGATGACAGAATCAGTTGCTGAAGAAATTGCAGAATTTATTTTGGAATTAGTAAAGGCGACTCCTACAACTTCTTTTTTAGAACCTGGGGTCGGTACTGGTTTAAATGTTCTGCCTTTAGTTAAACGCGGCTACTCTGTGACTGGAATCGATATTTCTCAAGAAATGATCGATCGCTTCAGACAAAAACTGCACGAAATTCCGCTAAATCTCAAGCTCATTCATGCCGATGCTTCACAACTACCTTTTACAGACTGTAGTTTTGACGTTGTGTTAACAGTTAACATGATTCATACGGTTGCAAATTGGCAGCAATTTTTGAGAGAGATCGATCGCGTTTTAAAACCACAAGGTTTTTACCTCAACGCTCGCTGGATTACTCCACCAGCACGTCTGGAATTTGAGAATTACTTGAGAGCTATTTTGGCTGAGTATCGAGTCGAACCAAGATCGAAAGTAGTCGAAATCGATATAGAAAGCTATTTTCAGAGCCAAGGTTATCAATCTAATTATGCGATCGCGTCTGAATGGACGGTAAGCAACTCTGTTGAAGAACTTCTTAGCTTCTATAAATTAAAAGCGTACGGTTTATGTTGGAGCGTGTCAGATAAAATTTTTAAGCGAATAATAAAAAAGTTTGAAGAGTTTTGTGTAAAAAAATACGGTTCTTTAACTAGACAGTTATCGTCTCAAGCCAAATACGAAGTTTGGATTTATGCTGCTTGCTAA
- a CDS encoding TldD/PmbA family protein: protein MTIATETTLISREEAQTLIEAAIAQSEAEAVFISLSASESALSRFSENQIGQNIRKNKFNLTATSYFGKRSASASTTELDKDAITQTLRRSEALARFAPEDPEWVELLPPQSYEERVPAFDRATANFSPLAKGEMIQKVCSLSKKAGVNGSGTLSTDTSLYAIGNSRGLLVSDRGTDANFSFTARLDNGSSWSRRTAWSVSQLPIEETTERVIERAIASVNPREIKPEDYTVIFEPAAMSSLLPWVIWNLDARSADEGRSFMSRSDETGAMGNRVGEQLFNPIVQVQRNPAHPLLQSGRFFGNGLANSYLDIIKDGIPQTLSYSQYWAEKQGKQPTGAMYPIVMTGSSQSIEDLITSTERGIFVSRAWYVRYVNPRTLEVTGMTRDGTFLIEDGKLAYPIKNLRFNQSLPEMLNNVVAVSEAQRCGSSVIPGCQVENFHFSSVTDSV from the coding sequence ATGACCATAGCTACTGAAACCACTCTTATCAGTCGAGAAGAAGCCCAAACTTTAATTGAAGCGGCGATCGCACAATCGGAAGCAGAAGCAGTATTTATCAGTCTGAGTGCGAGCGAATCTGCTCTCAGCCGCTTTAGCGAAAATCAGATCGGGCAAAATATTCGCAAAAATAAGTTCAACCTGACGGCAACTAGCTATTTTGGCAAGCGCAGTGCTTCGGCATCTACCACCGAACTGGATAAAGACGCTATTACTCAGACTTTACGCCGTTCGGAAGCTTTAGCTCGTTTTGCCCCAGAAGATCCAGAATGGGTAGAATTGCTGCCGCCTCAAAGTTACGAAGAACGTGTTCCAGCTTTCGATCGCGCCACTGCTAATTTTTCCCCATTAGCTAAAGGAGAAATGATTCAAAAAGTCTGTTCCTTGAGCAAAAAGGCAGGGGTAAATGGTTCGGGAACCCTAAGTACGGATACTTCACTATACGCCATCGGTAACTCTCGCGGTTTATTAGTCAGCGATCGCGGTACGGATGCCAATTTTAGCTTTACCGCTCGTTTGGACAATGGTTCTAGCTGGAGTAGGCGCACCGCCTGGAGCGTATCGCAGTTGCCAATTGAGGAAACTACAGAAAGAGTTATCGAACGGGCGATCGCTTCGGTTAATCCCCGTGAAATTAAACCAGAAGACTATACGGTTATCTTTGAACCTGCGGCGATGAGCAGTCTGTTACCCTGGGTAATTTGGAATTTAGATGCGCGCTCGGCTGATGAAGGGCGATCGTTTATGTCCCGTAGCGATGAAACTGGAGCTATGGGTAATAGAGTTGGGGAGCAGTTGTTCAATCCTATCGTGCAGGTACAGCGCAATCCCGCTCATCCTCTGTTACAGTCGGGTAGATTTTTTGGTAACGGTTTGGCTAATAGCTATTTAGACATTATCAAAGATGGTATTCCCCAAACCTTATCCTACAGTCAGTATTGGGCAGAAAAACAGGGCAAACAACCTACTGGCGCAATGTATCCCATCGTGATGACTGGCTCGTCACAAAGCATCGAAGATTTAATAACTAGCACCGAACGAGGTATTTTTGTCAGTCGCGCCTGGTACGTGCGTTATGTTAACCCCCGCACCTTAGAAGTAACGGGAATGACTAGAGATGGTACTTTCCTCATTGAAGATGGTAAGCTAGCATATCCCATTAAAAATTTACGCTTCAATCAAAGTTTACCTGAAATGCTAAATAATGTTGTCGCAGTGAGTGAAGCGCAGCGTTGTGGCAGTAGCGTTATTCCTGGTTGCCAAGTTGAGAATTTTCACTTTAGCAGCGTAACAGATAGTGTATGA
- a CDS encoding circularly permuted type 2 ATP-grasp protein has translation MTATGEARSPVVAVVEWLQQRSLAELEKIEQQAQQILDDLGAIYIVDGKKQVLPFDIIPRIIAAKEWQKLEAGLKQRVRALNLFCADIYDRQQIISDGIIPENIVTSAVGFVPECMGMKPPNDVWCHVSGIDLVKDKDGSWFVLEDNLRIPSGIAYALYNRSTMKQVTPQLLDKVAVEPIANYPQELLKTMQNNFLGDKKPTIAVITPGSHETAYFEHSFLAEQMGAYLVEPKDLVIDDGYLKLHDDERLQQIDVLYRRANFDLLDKMPGNNYDSGTAAIIALCKQGKLAVANAVGTGVADDKVIYAYVPEMIRYYLDEEPLLSNVPTYLCWQESDRAYVLDNLDKLVVKAASGEGGKGMLIGNKASQEERETFAQKIKAQPREYIAQPTLALSRIPTLVDGNIAGRHVDLRPYILHQGDRLYVFPGGLTRVALVKDSLVVNSTQGGGSKDTWILAN, from the coding sequence ATGACAGCTACTGGCGAGGCGCGATCGCCAGTTGTAGCAGTTGTTGAATGGCTTCAGCAACGCTCATTAGCAGAACTGGAAAAGATCGAGCAGCAGGCGCAGCAAATACTAGATGACTTGGGAGCTATTTATATTGTTGACGGTAAAAAACAAGTTTTGCCTTTCGATATTATTCCCAGAATTATTGCTGCCAAAGAATGGCAAAAGTTAGAAGCAGGTTTAAAACAAAGAGTTCGCGCTCTCAATTTATTTTGCGCCGATATCTACGATCGCCAGCAAATTATTAGCGATGGTATTATTCCAGAAAATATTGTAACTTCAGCAGTTGGTTTTGTTCCCGAATGTATGGGCATGAAGCCACCTAATGACGTTTGGTGCCATGTTAGCGGTATCGATCTAGTTAAAGACAAAGACGGAAGTTGGTTTGTACTAGAAGACAATCTGCGTATCCCCTCTGGTATTGCCTACGCGCTTTACAATCGCTCGACCATGAAGCAAGTTACACCACAACTATTGGACAAAGTAGCAGTCGAACCAATTGCAAACTATCCCCAAGAACTATTAAAAACCATGCAGAATAATTTTCTTGGCGATAAAAAACCAACTATAGCAGTAATAACCCCAGGTAGCCACGAAACGGCATATTTCGAGCATTCTTTCTTAGCCGAGCAAATGGGAGCTTATTTAGTAGAACCAAAAGATTTGGTTATCGATGATGGTTACTTGAAATTACACGACGATGAACGATTACAGCAGATTGACGTTCTCTACCGTCGCGCCAATTTCGATCTGCTAGATAAGATGCCAGGCAACAACTATGACAGCGGTACGGCAGCAATTATTGCTCTATGCAAACAAGGTAAGCTCGCCGTAGCCAATGCCGTCGGTACGGGAGTAGCAGACGACAAGGTAATTTACGCTTACGTACCAGAAATGATTCGCTACTATCTAGATGAAGAACCCCTATTATCTAATGTTCCTACCTATCTCTGCTGGCAGGAAAGCGATCGCGCCTATGTTTTAGATAATTTAGATAAGCTGGTAGTCAAAGCGGCTAGTGGCGAGGGGGGCAAGGGAATGTTAATTGGTAATAAAGCTAGCCAGGAAGAAAGAGAAACATTCGCGCAAAAAATTAAAGCCCAACCCAGAGAATATATCGCTCAACCGACACTTGCTCTATCTCGTATTCCTACATTAGTTGATGGCAACATAGCAGGCAGACACGTAGACTTGCGCCCCTATATCTTACACCAGGGCGATCGCCTGTATGTTTTTCCTGGAGGCTTAACCAGAGTAGCTTTGGTCAAAGATTCTTTAGTAGTCAACTCTACTCAAGGTGGCGGTAGTAAAGATACTTGGATTTTGGCAAACTAA
- a CDS encoding alpha-ketoacid dehydrogenase subunit beta: MAETLMFNALREATDEEMARDNTVFVLGEDVGHYGGSYKVTKDLYKKYGDLRLLDTPIAENSFCGMAVGAALTGLRPIIEGMNMGFLLLAFNQIANNAGMLRYTSGGNFKIPMVIRGPGGVGRQLGAEHSQRLEAYFHAVPGLKIVACSTAYNAKGLLKAAIRDDNPVLFFEHVLLYNLKDDLPEEEYIVPLDKAEIVRKGKDVTILTYSRMRHHCTQALKAIEKQGYDPEIIDLISLKPFDMETIRESVQKTHKVIIVEECMKTGGIAAELVALINEQLFDELDAPVLRLSSQDIPTPYNGALERLTIVQPEQIAEALQKMMELRI, encoded by the coding sequence ATGGCTGAAACTTTGATGTTTAACGCTTTAAGAGAAGCGACAGACGAAGAAATGGCAAGAGATAACACCGTCTTTGTCTTGGGAGAAGATGTCGGACACTATGGTGGTTCGTACAAAGTTACTAAAGATCTGTATAAAAAGTATGGAGATTTACGTCTGTTAGATACTCCCATCGCCGAAAATAGTTTCTGTGGTATGGCGGTAGGAGCGGCTCTCACTGGCTTGCGCCCGATTATTGAAGGGATGAACATGGGCTTTTTATTGTTAGCGTTCAACCAAATTGCTAACAATGCGGGAATGCTGCGCTACACTTCGGGCGGTAACTTTAAAATCCCGATGGTAATTAGAGGACCTGGAGGTGTAGGCAGACAGTTGGGTGCAGAACACTCTCAAAGGTTAGAAGCGTATTTCCATGCCGTACCTGGCTTAAAAATTGTTGCCTGTTCTACTGCCTACAATGCTAAAGGTTTATTAAAAGCAGCGATTCGCGACGACAACCCCGTATTATTTTTTGAACATGTCTTACTTTACAACCTCAAAGACGATTTGCCAGAAGAAGAATATATCGTACCTCTAGACAAAGCAGAAATTGTTCGTAAAGGCAAAGACGTTACTATTCTTACCTATTCGCGGATGCGCCATCACTGCACCCAGGCTTTAAAGGCGATCGAAAAACAGGGTTACGACCCCGAAATTATCGATCTAATTTCTCTCAAGCCTTTTGATATGGAAACAATTCGGGAGTCGGTACAAAAGACTCATAAAGTGATTATTGTCGAAGAATGTATGAAAACAGGCGGTATAGCTGCCGAATTAGTCGCTTTGATTAACGAACAGCTATTTGACGAACTAGATGCGCCAGTACTGCGTTTATCTTCCCAGGACATTCCTACCCCTTACAACGGTGCTTTGGAAAGATTGACCATCGTACAGCCAGAACAAATCGCTGAAGCCTTACAAAAAATGATGGAATTGCGAATATAG
- a CDS encoding TolC family protein: protein MDKIDFFLKAVSIGTAIVLSNVTLAAAEASTKANKHLNTIEPYPQFEAHFLSAKGLFKPVVVSPKSNKLVNTDSNLTIESVPIISQSTPTPASSENRTNILESAEEPIPNPEILNPNANPLLFPTKPSEVDVDAPQPITLRQALELAIKNNKDIQVSRLNVERSQEELRQARADLYPTFSTSVNVQNARSAGADLSEAAAEAAIEGADPVTAQQLEQQFGSTNESSTSFDGSVSVNYDIYTGGRRGADIRRAKRQLRFNELDLETIVEQTRFDTASDYYQLQNSDAQVEIQRAAVEDAQQTLKDAQLLEQAGLGTRFEVLQAEVELAQAQQDLTTAIANQNIARRQLAETLSLGQQVNLRSADAIEEAGNWNLTLPQSIVLAYKNRAELEQFLLQREINAAQRQIALADIRPQVSVTGSYQLFNGFNDDVDKLGDGYTAAAIVQWQFFDGGAARAIADQEETDIDIAETQFADQRNQVRFEVEQAYYGLEANQENIDTATRGVNLAEESLRLARLRFQAGVGTQTDVINAQTALTQARGDLVSAIIDYNQSYVQLQRAVTNLPDNSLYDLP, encoded by the coding sequence GTGGACAAGATCGATTTTTTTTTAAAAGCCGTAAGTATTGGTACAGCTATAGTTTTGAGTAACGTAACTTTGGCTGCTGCCGAAGCATCTACCAAAGCAAATAAACATTTAAATACGATTGAACCTTATCCGCAGTTTGAAGCTCATTTTCTCTCTGCCAAAGGATTATTTAAACCAGTAGTAGTTAGCCCCAAAAGTAACAAATTAGTAAATACAGACAGCAATTTGACTATTGAGTCGGTACCAATAATCTCTCAGTCAACACCAACGCCAGCATCTTCAGAAAATAGAACTAACATTTTAGAATCGGCAGAAGAGCCAATTCCCAACCCAGAAATTCTCAATCCTAATGCTAATCCCTTGCTGTTTCCTACTAAACCTAGTGAAGTTGATGTTGATGCCCCCCAACCGATTACTTTAAGACAGGCATTGGAATTAGCAATTAAAAATAACAAAGATATACAGGTGTCGCGTCTGAATGTAGAGCGATCGCAGGAAGAACTACGTCAGGCAAGAGCCGATCTATATCCGACTTTTAGTACTTCAGTAAATGTTCAAAATGCTCGCTCTGCGGGTGCAGATTTAAGTGAGGCAGCCGCAGAGGCAGCTATAGAGGGAGCAGATCCTGTGACTGCACAACAGTTAGAGCAACAGTTTGGAAGTACCAATGAATCTAGTACTAGCTTTGATGGCTCTGTGTCAGTCAACTACGATATTTATACAGGAGGTAGAAGAGGAGCAGATATTCGCCGAGCCAAAAGACAACTACGTTTTAATGAATTAGATTTAGAAACAATCGTCGAACAAACACGCTTTGACACTGCCAGCGACTATTACCAACTGCAAAATAGCGATGCACAAGTAGAAATTCAGCGTGCTGCCGTAGAAGATGCCCAACAAACACTCAAAGACGCACAGCTTTTAGAGCAGGCAGGATTAGGTACGCGCTTTGAAGTTTTACAAGCCGAAGTAGAACTTGCTCAGGCACAGCAGGATTTGACTACCGCTATAGCTAATCAAAACATTGCCAGAAGACAGCTAGCAGAAACCTTGAGTTTGGGGCAACAGGTTAACTTAAGAAGTGCTGATGCGATCGAAGAAGCTGGTAATTGGAACTTGACTCTACCCCAAAGTATCGTACTAGCATATAAAAATCGTGCCGAATTAGAACAATTTTTACTACAAAGGGAAATTAACGCGGCGCAAAGACAAATTGCTTTAGCAGATATTAGACCTCAAGTAAGTGTAACTGGTAGTTACCAGCTATTTAATGGTTTTAATGATGATGTCGATAAGTTGGGTGATGGTTACACTGCTGCGGCGATTGTTCAGTGGCAGTTCTTTGACGGTGGCGCAGCTCGTGCTATAGCCGACCAGGAAGAAACCGATATTGACATTGCTGAAACACAGTTTGCCGACCAGCGCAATCAGGTACGTTTTGAAGTGGAGCAAGCTTACTACGGTTTGGAAGCCAACCAGGAAAACATCGACACTGCTACTAGAGGAGTAAATTTAGCCGAAGAAAGTTTACGACTGGCGAGATTGCGTTTTCAGGCTGGTGTAGGTACGCAAACCGATGTTATTAACGCTCAAACAGCCTTAACTCAGGCGAGAGGCGATTTAGTAAGCGCAATTATTGACTACAATCAGTCTTATGTTCAACTGCAACGTGCGGTTACTAATTTACCTGATAATAGTTTGTACGATTTACCATAG
- a CDS encoding DUF2555 domain-containing protein: MNKTIKLMGRSIDDLTAEDVAAVANRLEKDEYSSPFEALEDWHLLRAIAFQREELVEPYFHLLDIEAYDEA, translated from the coding sequence ATGAATAAGACCATAAAGTTAATGGGACGCAGTATAGACGATTTAACGGCAGAAGATGTAGCTGCTGTAGCCAATCGTTTAGAAAAAGATGAATATAGTAGTCCTTTTGAAGCTTTGGAAGATTGGCATCTGTTGCGAGCAATCGCCTTTCAAAGAGAAGAGTTGGTCGAGCCATATTTCCACTTATTAGATATTGAAGCTTACGACGAAGCATAA
- a CDS encoding DUF2656 domain-containing protein — protein sequence MSDNNTGRMLLSHNFNLFNNELPALNREQFAQIFIDGLSDRDKLSCNSIDNPHWIVEIIFSKQTFTAEQIGKICGELLANKRRGDFGNKSNSEKAADILLLGGMKTTPALGSPSSLQPGEWGVDVVETNSAAEFLTALGWSSRIAQKPVESIFKIEIKGEQ from the coding sequence GTGAGCGACAACAATACGGGGAGAATGCTGCTTTCCCATAATTTCAATCTTTTTAACAACGAACTGCCCGCACTTAATAGAGAACAATTTGCCCAAATATTTATCGATGGATTGAGCGATCGCGATAAACTTAGCTGTAACTCGATTGACAATCCACACTGGATTGTAGAAATTATTTTCTCGAAGCAAACTTTCACTGCCGAACAGATTGGCAAAATATGTGGCGAGCTACTGGCAAACAAAAGACGGGGTGACTTTGGAAATAAATCTAATAGTGAGAAAGCTGCCGATATTTTATTACTGGGAGGAATGAAAACTACCCCAGCTTTGGGTTCTCCCAGTTCATTGCAGCCAGGGGAATGGGGCGTAGATGTAGTTGAGACTAACTCAGCGGCGGAGTTTTTAACTGCTCTCGGTTGGTCGAGTCGTATTGCCCAAAAACCTGTCGAAAGTATTTTTAAAATTGAGATAAAGGGTGAACAATGA
- a CDS encoding phycobiliprotein lyase, with translation MNSIFQEFFQDCVGSWKSERTYHYLPEQHVERSQTTFQVRPLTSEQKVKVLTDNSYNLERDLDNLPGFNLGFYTISETGEEVTQNLNLMFVPTTESGSLLEGDYLRDRAYEEARPIISHFRFNSVTKELLMTTNYTKVVSVDSITLNNPKVRIRKILNYLRPSEGQPLENLLLVGFGVELKTN, from the coding sequence ATGAATTCTATTTTTCAAGAGTTTTTTCAAGATTGCGTTGGTAGTTGGAAATCGGAACGTACCTATCACTATTTGCCAGAACAACACGTAGAGCGATCGCAAACTACGTTTCAGGTTCGACCTTTAACCAGCGAACAAAAAGTCAAAGTCCTCACAGACAACAGCTACAATTTAGAGCGAGATTTAGATAATCTGCCAGGATTCAATTTAGGTTTTTATACGATTTCTGAAACGGGAGAAGAGGTAACTCAAAATTTAAACTTAATGTTCGTACCCACTACCGAAAGTGGCTCGCTCCTTGAAGGAGATTATTTGCGCGATCGCGCTTATGAAGAAGCCAGACCAATTATTTCTCATTTTCGGTTTAATTCCGTTACCAAAGAATTATTGATGACTACTAACTATACCAAGGTAGTTTCGGTAGATTCAATTACTCTCAACAATCCCAAGGTTCGGATTCGCAAAATACTTAATTATTTACGTCCTTCAGAAGGTCAACCTTTAGAAAACCTACTGTTAGTAGGGTTTGGTGTGGAACTTAAGACAAATTGA
- a CDS encoding phycobilisome linker polypeptide produces the protein MAFGSFGPASELGVAQYEDTPPLERTPNLSTDELDTIIRAVYKQVLGNAYVMESERVEIPESKFRDGELSVREFVRAVAKSNLYRSRFFETCPRYRFTELNFKHFLGRAPNSYDEMKFHSNILDTEGYEADIDSYLDSDEYQNAYGENFVPFYRGYKSQPGQTMVEFTHMFALLPGAAGSDLKGSLAGNKPALNKDAILGLPVPVVPPSGGAAGNGWSFQEPDTAGVTRQGYGAGANGTVYRVEVTGYKVSNVKRDRVGRFPVNSYSKFRRSNKVYFVPYDQLSKEYQRIHKQGGQIASITPVN, from the coding sequence ATGGCTTTTGGTTCATTTGGACCTGCATCAGAATTGGGAGTAGCTCAATATGAAGATACTCCACCTCTAGAACGCACGCCAAATCTTTCCACAGACGAATTAGACACCATTATTAGAGCAGTTTACAAACAAGTGTTAGGTAATGCTTATGTAATGGAAAGCGAAAGGGTAGAAATTCCCGAATCTAAATTCAGAGATGGAGAACTTAGCGTTCGCGAATTCGTCAGAGCAGTTGCTAAATCCAATTTATATCGCTCGCGATTTTTTGAAACTTGTCCCCGCTATCGTTTTACCGAACTAAACTTCAAACATTTTCTCGGTCGCGCTCCTAATAGCTACGACGAGATGAAATTCCACAGCAACATTTTAGATACAGAAGGCTACGAAGCTGATATCGATTCCTATCTCGATAGTGATGAGTATCAAAATGCTTATGGCGAAAACTTCGTTCCTTTCTATCGCGGTTATAAGAGCCAACCAGGTCAAACAATGGTTGAATTCACCCATATGTTTGCATTGTTGCCTGGTGCGGCAGGAAGCGACTTAAAAGGTAGCCTGGCAGGTAACAAACCAGCATTAAATAAAGACGCGATTTTAGGACTTCCCGTTCCCGTAGTTCCTCCTTCTGGTGGTGCTGCTGGTAATGGCTGGTCATTCCAGGAACCAGATACCGCTGGTGTAACTCGCCAAGGATATGGTGCTGGTGCTAATGGTACGGTTTATCGTGTTGAGGTAACGGGTTATAAAGTCTCTAACGTCAAAAGAGACCGCGTTGGTAGATTCCCCGTCAACTCATATTCTAAATTCCGTCGTAGTAATAAGGTTTATTTTGTACCTTACGACCAGTTATCCAAAGAATATCAGCGCATTCACAAACAAGGCGGTCAAATTGCCAGCATTACTCCAGTTAACTAA
- a CDS encoding phycobilisome rod-core linker polypeptide, producing MSFWVTDLQPVELRERQDDQDFDVIIRAVYKQVLGNAYLLESERLDTAESLLRNGDITIRGFVRLVGQSDLYRSLYFETCSQYRFIELNCKHFLGRAPFDQAEISRHVQIYNERGYEAEIDSYIDSDEYLDAFGENIVPCPRTESNQKTLQNVGYNRTYALYRGYASSDTVTNEARLIKDLAANLPTPVVLPKKGGGGTPGNRSKRYRVQTTKASQGSLNRFSNQTFEVSYDQLNARIKNIQRTGGKIVSITEV from the coding sequence ATGTCATTTTGGGTTACAGATTTACAGCCTGTAGAACTCCGCGAACGTCAAGACGACCAAGATTTTGATGTTATTATTCGTGCGGTCTACAAACAGGTGTTGGGCAACGCTTATTTACTAGAGAGCGAGCGTTTGGACACGGCAGAATCTCTATTGCGTAATGGAGATATTACCATACGCGGTTTTGTGCGTTTGGTCGGTCAGTCAGACCTATATCGCTCTTTATATTTTGAGACTTGCTCGCAGTATCGCTTTATCGAGCTAAATTGCAAACACTTTTTAGGACGCGCACCTTTCGACCAGGCAGAAATTTCTCGGCACGTTCAAATTTATAACGAACGAGGTTACGAAGCAGAGATCGACTCCTACATCGATAGCGATGAATATCTCGATGCTTTTGGCGAAAATATCGTTCCCTGTCCTCGCACCGAGAGTAATCAAAAAACCCTGCAAAACGTAGGTTACAATCGTACCTATGCTTTATATCGTGGTTATGCCAGTAGCGATACTGTTACTAATGAAGCGAGATTAATTAAAGATTTAGCAGCTAATCTACCTACACCAGTCGTGTTACCCAAAAAAGGAGGTGGCGGAACTCCTGGAAATCGCAGCAAACGCTATCGGGTTCAAACTACCAAAGCCAGCCAGGGTTCTCTCAACCGCTTTAGCAATCAAACTTTTGAAGTTAGTTACGACCAGTTAAACGCCAGAATCAAAAACATTCAGCGTACTGGCGGCAAAATCGTCAGCATTACTGAAGTTTAA
- a CDS encoding phycobilisome linker polypeptide, whose translation MSGMVTTGDTNISSYGSRTLEITVTGVARQDIAMRNSNYTMKVPYSRLSSTIQNIIRMGGKVEKVTTLPASSTSTEENN comes from the coding sequence ATGTCAGGAATGGTCACAACTGGAGATACCAATATCAGCAGTTATGGTAGCCGAACGCTAGAAATTACCGTTACTGGTGTTGCCCGACAAGACATTGCTATGCGTAATAGCAACTATACAATGAAAGTCCCATACAGTCGTTTGTCTTCTACAATCCAAAATATAATTCGGATGGGTGGAAAAGTAGAAAAAGTAACTACTTTACCCGCGTCATCTACTTCTACTGAGGAAAATAATTAA
- a CDS encoding phycobiliprotein lyase, with the protein MDITEFVELSLGRWRSQRSVHHLAFRHFEQVTSTIDIEPIDSSDKAIIELCKIHQIEPKLASSAFRMTWEGESDWDEDEVTQGSTILVPIPNRSDRTKGILLREQGYAETIPAVGNYTISADGTFILHTKYQRATAEEKIWFAMPNLRFRVSSIKTSEGTGVVTASFSSEIRSLASNN; encoded by the coding sequence ATGGACATCACAGAATTTGTCGAGCTATCTTTAGGAAGATGGCGATCGCAGCGTAGCGTACATCATTTGGCTTTTCGTCATTTTGAACAAGTCACTTCTACTATTGATATCGAACCAATAGACAGTAGCGATAAAGCAATTATCGAGCTTTGTAAAATTCATCAAATCGAACCAAAATTAGCATCTAGTGCTTTTCGGATGACTTGGGAAGGAGAATCGGACTGGGATGAAGATGAAGTTACTCAGGGTTCGACGATTTTAGTTCCTATTCCCAACCGCAGCGATCGCACTAAAGGCATTCTATTGCGAGAACAAGGATATGCCGAGACAATTCCAGCAGTAGGTAACTATACTATAAGTGCTGACGGCACTTTCATTTTACATACTAAATATCAACGAGCCACTGCGGAAGAAAAAATTTGGTTTGCCATGCCAAATTTGCGCTTTCGAGTTTCTTCGATTAAAACTAGTGAGGGAACGGGAGTAGTAACCGCTTCTTTTTCTTCTGAAATTCGTTCTTTAGCATCAAATAATTAA
- a CDS encoding chromophore lyase CpcT/CpeT: protein MSSKTNSLGAEKNSLLYELASLMAGDFDNYRQALADPKTYARIRIFFRPLPWDFFSGIGFYSEQVYEYDLWSPYRQGVHRLVDRGDDIYIENYRLLDAEEYAGAGHNRDILLTIDRDRIQRRLNCSMVFKKEGDLFRGSVEPGNKCWIEKKGIQTYLVSDVELTANTWISWDRGVDPNTERQVWGSAAGALKFDKKESFAAELPFA, encoded by the coding sequence ATGTCATCGAAAACCAATAGTTTAGGAGCAGAAAAAAATAGTTTATTATACGAACTAGCTAGCCTAATGGCTGGAGACTTTGATAACTATCGTCAAGCACTTGCAGATCCCAAAACTTACGCTCGCATTCGCATTTTTTTCCGTCCTTTACCTTGGGATTTTTTTTCAGGAATTGGTTTTTATTCCGAACAAGTTTACGAATACGATCTTTGGAGTCCCTATCGTCAGGGAGTACACCGTTTAGTAGATCGCGGAGATGATATTTATATTGAAAATTATCGTCTTTTAGATGCTGAAGAATATGCGGGTGCGGGTCATAACCGCGATATTTTGCTAACTATAGATCGCGATCGCATTCAAAGACGGTTGAACTGTTCGATGGTGTTTAAAAAAGAGGGCGATTTATTTCGTGGTAGCGTCGAACCTGGAAATAAATGCTGGATTGAGAAAAAAGGAATTCAAACTTATTTAGTTAGTGATGTCGAACTCACCGCCAATACTTGGATTAGTTGGGATCGAGGTGTAGATCCTAATACCGAGCGGCAAGTTTGGGGGTCGGCAGCAGGAGCTTTAAAGTTTGATAAAAAAGAAAGTTTTGCTGCCGAACTTCCTTTTGCATAA